The following proteins are co-located in the Solanum pennellii chromosome 8, SPENNV200 genome:
- the LOC107028816 gene encoding exocyst complex component EXO70B1 translates to MAENGEEKLIAVARHIAKTLGHTDTMTDDILQIFSNFDNRFREKLTDDQPLERSLKSLHRQISRHLSAQHPIWSDSADSAAFLDSVDQLLAIIHEWNPMANDKSVSASLDKADDLLQQAMFRLQDEFTTLMQRSSEPVDLTRHQNGGDRLGDYYESEEEEEVDDDDDDDSGEIPIAHPVTDYGILIEALPAGIISDLHEIAKRMVAAGYEKECSHAYSVSRREFLEESLSRLGLQKLSMDQVQKMQWNELEDEIEKWVKAVNVALRILFPSERRLCDRVFFGFNSVSDLSFMEVSRGSTIQLLNFADAVAISSRAPERLFKVLDVYEALRDLMPEFEFMFSDQYCVLLRNEALTIWRRLGEAIRGIFMELENLIRRDPAKTPVPGGGLHPITRYVMNYIRAACRSRITLEQVFEEIIVPSASAVDYREGDDRALSSSSLAVQMAWIMELLESNLETKSKIYKDSALLAVFMMNNERYIVQKVKDSELGLLLGDDWVRKHAAKVKQYHVNYHRSSWSKVSGVLKIDNNAMSSPTGASRSLKEKLKLFNSYFEEICKTQSTWIIFDEQLKEELRISVAGALSPAYRNFIGRLQSNNDSSRHTERHIKFSVEDLEARISELFQGSSGSGGGRK, encoded by the coding sequence ATGGCTGAAAATGGTGAAGAAAAACTCATAGCTGTAGCTCGTCATATCGCCAAAACACTTGGTCATACTGATACTATGACTGATGACATCCTTCAAATCTTTTCTAATTTTGATAATCGATTCCGTGAAAAACTTACTGATGATCAACCACTTGAACGGAGCCTTAAATCTCTTCATCGTCAGATCTCTCGTCATCTCTCTGCTCAGCATCCTATATGGTCTGATTCTGCTGATTCTGCTGCCTTCCTTGATTCTGTTGACCAATTATTGGCTATAATTCATGAATGGAATCCTATGGCTAATGATAAATCTGTTTCTGCTTCTCTTGATAAAGCTGATGATTTACTTCAACAAGCTATGTTTCGTTTACAAGATGAGTTTACTACCCTGATGCAACGCTCCTCCGAGCCCGTGGATCTCACGCGCCACCAGAATGGTGGTGATAGGTTGGGAGATTACTACGAATctgaagaggaagaagaagttgatgatgatgatgatgatgatagtgGCGAGATTCCTATAGCACATCCTGTTACGGATTACGGGATTCTTATTGAAGCTTTACCGGCGGGAATCATTAGTGATCTTCATGAGATTGCTAAGAGAATGGTGGCTGCTGGGTATGAGAAAGAGTGTTCACACGCGTATAGTGTGTCTAGAAGAGAGTTTTTAGAGGAGAGTTTAAGTAGATTGGGGTTGCAGAAGCTGAGTATGGATCAAGTGCAGAAAATGCAGTGGAATGAGCTTGAAGATGAGATTGAGAAATGGGTTAAAGCGGTCAACGTAGCTCTCCGAATTCTGTTCCCGAGTGAACGTCGACTTTGTGATCGGGTCTTCTTTGGATTCAACTCTGTTTCTGATCTATCTTTCATGGAAGTTTCTAGAGGTTCTACTATTCAACTTCTCAACTTTGCCGATGCTGTTGCGATCTCTAGTCGGGCACCGGAGAGACTTTTCAAGGTACTTGATGTTTATGAGGCGCTTAGGGATTTGATGcctgaatttgaatttatgttttCGGATCAATATTGTGTGCTATTGAGGAATGAAGCATTGACTATATGGAGAAGATTAGGTGAGGCTATTAGAGGGATATTTATGGAGTTGGAGAATTTGATTCGCCGTGACCCTGCTAAGACTCCAGTGCCTGGCGGCGGACTCCACCCAATCACTCGATATGTGATGAATTATATCCGTGCAGCTTGCCGATCCCGGATTACTCTTGAACAGGTTTTTGAGGAAATCATTGTGCCATCTGCTAGTGCTGTTGATTATAGAGAAGGGGATGATAGAGCACTTTCGTCTTCATCATTGGCTGTTCAAATGGCATGGATTATGGAGTTACTTGAGAGTAATCTGGAAACAAAATCAAAGATTTACAAGGACTCGGCTTTGTTGGCAGTTTTTATGATGAATAATGAAAGATACATTGTTCAGAAAGTTAAAGATAGTGAGTTGGGATTACTTTTAGGTGATGATTGGGTACGAAAACACGCGGCCAAAGTTAAGCAGTATCATGTAAATTATCACCGAAGTTCGTGGAGTAAGGTTTCAGGAGTTCTGAAGATTGATAATAATGCTATGTCGTCACCTACTGGAGCATCGAGGTCTTTGAAAGAAAAGCTTAAGTTATTCAATTCCTACTTTGAGGAGATATGTAAAACTCAATCAACTTGGATAATCTTTGATGAACAACTAAAGGAAGAATTAAGGATTTCTGTAGCAGGGGCTTTGTCTCCAGCATATCGCAACTTTATTGGGAGGTTGCAGAGTAATAACGACTCCAGCAGGCACACAGAGAGGCATATCAAGTTTAGTGTGGAAGATCTTGAAGCTCGAATCTCTGAGTTGTTTCAAGGGAGCAGTGGATCGGGTGGTGGGAGGAAGTGA